The DNA sequence CTAAACTAAAAATAAACCAAGAGACAAACAACATGAAACTGATTCAATCGCTAGCAGTATCTTTGGGTTGCGTATTTACATTAGCCTCCGGTGCCTTTGCACAATCCGCAGCAAATTATCCCGACAAGCCTATCAAGATTATTGTGTCGTTTACAGCAGGTGGCACTACCGATATCTTGGCGCGTGAAGTAGGCAATCAAATGAGCATTCGCTGGAAGGTCCCAGTTGTTGTTGAGAACAAGCCTGGTGCTGCTGGTAACTTAGGTACTGAGGTTGTGGGACGAGCAGCTCCTGATGGATATACCTTATTAGCTAGCTCAATTGGTCCGATTTCGATTAACCCAACCTTGTTTGGTAACTTACCTGTCAACCCACAAAAGGCATTGCAGCCTGTAGCGTTGCTTGGTGATGTGCCGAATATCTTGGCGGTGCCTTCAAGCAGTGGCATTAAAAACTGGAAAGAATTCGTCGCATACCTCAAGGCCAACCCTGGTGCCATCAACTATGGCTCCACTGGTATTGGAACCACTGCGCACTTAATCAGTTACTTGTTTGCACAAAAGCTGAATATCGACGCAACTCATATACCTTACAAGGGGGCTGAGGCAACTCGTGATTTGGTGGCAGGTCGTTTGCAATTTATGTTTGCAACAGCACCTTCAGTCGTGCCATTAATCAAAGCAGGGCAGTTAAATGCGATTGCCGTTTCTTCTAAAAAGAGAATCAGTGCAATGCCTGATTTGCCAACTTTGAATGAATTGGGTGTGGACATTGCAACAGGCGCTTGGTTCGGGTTCTTTGCTCCTGCAGGAACAGATCCAGCAATCGTTAAGAAATTAAATGAAACCACTCTTAGTATTTTGGAAGAGCCTGCCATCAAGCAGAAGCTTCTGGGGTTGGGTGCGGATCCCATTCCGATGAATGTTCAAGAATTTACTAAATTTGTTCGCAATGATTTCGCACTCTGGGCACCTATTGTGAAAGCCTCTGGTGCAAAGCCCGAGTAAACGATGACTTTATTAGAGCAATTCGGTAGCTTTATTGAGGGCAGCTATCAGACCACTTTTTCCCCTGAGACTCTCCACAGTGCGCGACGCGCACTGTTGGATTGGCATGGCGCCCTTATTGCAGGGAGTGATACTGATGCTGCACAAAGATTGCGTAAAGGCTATCAAGAAGAGTTTGGGGTAGGGAGCTGTAGCATTGCTGGAAGTTCACAAAAAACATTTTCAAGAGCGGCTGCATTTCTGAATGGAACGATTAGTCACATCGCAGAATTCGATGATATTTTCCGCGATGGTGCCTATCACCCAGCTTGCCCAACCATATCCGCTGCGTTTGCCTTGGCTGAATCGCAAGATAAATCTTTGCAAGATTTGCTAGCAGCCATCATTGTTGGTTACGAGGTATCTACTCGTATCAGCAAGGTTATTCAGCCAAGCCACTATCAGTTTTTTCATACGACTGGTACTGTTGGCGTTTTTGGAGCGGCAGCAGCTTGTGCTCACTTATTGCGACTAAATGCCGCTCAAGCTTGTGATGCCATGGCTACCGCAGGCACATTTGCTAGTGGTCTACAGCAAGCCTTTCGTTCAGATTCGATGACCAAGCCAATGCACCCTGGCCATGCAGCTGAGGTGGGCTTAAATGCGGCGTTATTGGCCCAAGCAGGTATGACAGGTACACCTGATTTACTAGAGGGCGATGCCGGCTTTGGTGCTGCCTTATGTGATAACCCGCGCTGGGATCTTTTATTTAAGGATCTGAGTAAAGGTTGGAATATAGATCAAATGACATTTAAGAATCATGGCTGCTGTGGACATAACTTCCCGGCAATTGATGCGGTATCTCATCTTTTAAATACGCACAATATTGACTCAAAAGAAATTAAGCAGATACGGGTGGGGGGATATAAGCCAACGGTAGAGGTATGCCATTATGTACATCCTAAATCACCATTCGAGGCTAAATTTAGTCTTACCTATACTGTGTCGGCTAGGATCATTCTTGGCCGTGTACGAGAAAAAGCTTTCTTACCAAGCGCATTAAGTAATCCGCAAATCTATGCCATGGAAGAAAAAGTAAAACTTTCGCTAGATCCGGAATGCGCCTCGCATTTCCCAGTCCATCGCTCTGCCAAGGTAGAAATTGAAATGGCAGATGGCACTGTGTATGCACATCATCAGCTCACGCGACATGGCGATCCTGATGAGCCACTAACGGATCAAGAATTGGTGGATAAGTTCCATGAGTTGGCGGAGCCTAGGATAGGTCTGGACCAAGCTCAGATATTAGCTAGTAAGGTGCTGGAAAGTCCTGATATCAAGGTCAGAAAATTAGCTGAGTTATGGTCGAAAATATCTGCTTAGCTATCAAGAGGTGAAAAAAATGAATTTCGGTCGTTTGCAACTAGCTTCTCTTAAAAATCAAGTTACCCCAGAAGAATGGAAGGCTCGGGTTGATTTAGCCGCCTGCTATCGACTGATCGCGCATTATGGAATGTCCGATATGGCGGCAAATCACATCACTATTCGTGTGCCCGGGGAAGAGGGCGCATTTTTAACCAATCCTTACGGCATGATGTACGAGGAGATGACCGCCTCATGTTTCTTAAAGATCAACCATGATGGTGAGGTGTTATTCAAGCCAGACTTTGGTGATCTGAACTACGGTTTTAATAAACCTGGATATATCTTGCATAGCGCAGTTCACAAAGCTCGTCCTGAGGTGGATTGTGTGATTCATACGCACACACCAGCAGGTATGGCGATTTCATCCCTGAAGTGCGGTTTATTGCCAATTAACCAAACTTCCATGCGCTTTCTCAAGATCAGTTATCACGACTATATGGGAGTGGTGCTAGATCTGGCGGAGCAGGAGGTATTGGTCAAAGACTTGGGTACTGCTGAAGCCATGATTTTGCGTAATCATGGCTTGTTGACTGTAGGTA is a window from the Polynucleobacter sp. MWH-Aus1W21 genome containing:
- a CDS encoding tripartite tricarboxylate transporter substrate binding protein, whose amino-acid sequence is MKLIQSLAVSLGCVFTLASGAFAQSAANYPDKPIKIIVSFTAGGTTDILAREVGNQMSIRWKVPVVVENKPGAAGNLGTEVVGRAAPDGYTLLASSIGPISINPTLFGNLPVNPQKALQPVALLGDVPNILAVPSSSGIKNWKEFVAYLKANPGAINYGSTGIGTTAHLISYLFAQKLNIDATHIPYKGAEATRDLVAGRLQFMFATAPSVVPLIKAGQLNAIAVSSKKRISAMPDLPTLNELGVDIATGAWFGFFAPAGTDPAIVKKLNETTLSILEEPAIKQKLLGLGADPIPMNVQEFTKFVRNDFALWAPIVKASGAKPE
- a CDS encoding MmgE/PrpD family protein, translating into MTLLEQFGSFIEGSYQTTFSPETLHSARRALLDWHGALIAGSDTDAAQRLRKGYQEEFGVGSCSIAGSSQKTFSRAAAFLNGTISHIAEFDDIFRDGAYHPACPTISAAFALAESQDKSLQDLLAAIIVGYEVSTRISKVIQPSHYQFFHTTGTVGVFGAAAACAHLLRLNAAQACDAMATAGTFASGLQQAFRSDSMTKPMHPGHAAEVGLNAALLAQAGMTGTPDLLEGDAGFGAALCDNPRWDLLFKDLSKGWNIDQMTFKNHGCCGHNFPAIDAVSHLLNTHNIDSKEIKQIRVGGYKPTVEVCHYVHPKSPFEAKFSLTYTVSARIILGRVREKAFLPSALSNPQIYAMEEKVKLSLDPECASHFPVHRSAKVEIEMADGTVYAHHQLTRHGDPDEPLTDQELVDKFHELAEPRIGLDQAQILASKVLESPDIKVRKLAELWSKISA
- a CDS encoding class II aldolase/adducin family protein; translated protein: MNFGRLQLASLKNQVTPEEWKARVDLAACYRLIAHYGMSDMAANHITIRVPGEEGAFLTNPYGMMYEEMTASCFLKINHDGEVLFKPDFGDLNYGFNKPGYILHSAVHKARPEVDCVIHTHTPAGMAISSLKCGLLPINQTSMRFLKISYHDYMGVVLDLAEQEVLVKDLGTAEAMILRNHGLLTVGRSVGEAFNWMHRLETSCRAQLAAMACNTPLQEVSPEILQETYMNYQPQTRRPYGLMEWPALLRMVERMDPTFKE